The Girardinichthys multiradiatus isolate DD_20200921_A chromosome 7, DD_fGirMul_XY1, whole genome shotgun sequence region ttttcaataattttttttccagacGAGTAGACAGCTTTGTGAACGATTCTGCAGCTCAGGGTATTAAGGAACGTGATGGCACAGATTCATCTGAACCCACTATCACTGGTGAGCACTTCCTCAAATTACAGCAGGTCTGATCTCATAGTGCCCGATATATTTAATGGCAACCTGATGAAGAtgtttaaaagctttaaaaataatgaatCTTCTACTGAAGAAGCATTATCTTAACCTGCAGAAATATCCAacttttgagtacatttatttagtgggGGTACAATTGTGGTAATGACTGTTTCCCTGTGGTATAACTATAGCAGCACAGAGGCCCAATATGTTTAGCCACTGGTGGCTAACCTGCTCAGGGGCTCATATGATGCCCACACTGCATGGTAAGCAGGATGGTAAacgcagtaaaaaaaaaactaaacccaAAGCTCAGTGTTGGAAAACTGCAGCCAAACATGTCATCTTGGGTTCACCATGAAAACCATTAGACCCTATCTATATACTAATTTGTTGTTTAGGAGTAATGCCAgagaaaagccttttttttggTCGATTGTCACAAATGTGAGTGTGTGGAGTTTACTTAACTCGGCTCAGGATTAAACTGAAATCGTGGTCAAATTAAACTATGATCAAGTGTTTCGACAAACATTTCAGGGGggtttggtgtgaaacaaagcaggaatatgtggaaaaacaccTCATTTTCACTATTAAGTATAGTAGAGGCTCTGTGATGCTACGGGGCTGTTTCTCTTTCAGAGGGCccaatttattattgtttttattacaaagagattatgaataaaaatcaacTATCTAGAGAGAGTGTGCAAAGTCCAAGTCCTTTCCTGCTGTCTGTTTCATATGACAAATGTTCTGTTTCTTCTGCAGATTGCGTAGCAGTTCAGGTTGTAGATGTTCACCCATGGCCCACCTGCGAAGAGACTAAAGCTGACAGCAGTGAGAGCAGACTACCTCCTCCTGTACAAAAGGATGCAGAAGTTCAGGCCTCCAGTGACTCATATGCAGAACCCCCTAGAGAGCTGCCTGATGGGCCGGCGAGTTCAGTGACCTTCAGCACGCCGTGCCCTGCTGGAGAAAATGCTGTAGTGCAAACAGATTCCAGGGGACTCTCTGTGCCTCCACAGCAACATGTGGACACATTTTCTTCACCAGCTAATACACTCACCTTAGGGCTGACAGAGAACAAAGATATGGCCACTTCAACGGAGCTGGAACCCTCTGAGCCTGAACGTGTCTCACAGCACACTTCATCAACCTCGACCTGCCAAGACTCAAAGCCAAGCGTGCCGGCCCCAAAGAAAGCACTGTCTCTgcaagcagcagactctgagcTAAAGCCGAAGCCTTCGAATGAGCTGACAAGAGACTACATTCCTAAAGTCGGGATGACAACCTACACGATTGTGCCTCAGAAATCCCTTGAGAAGCTCAGATACTTTGAAGTTGCACTGACACTGGAGGCGCCTCCAGAAGCTCCAAGAGAGGATCTTGATTCTGGTTCTCCTGGTTTGAAAGAAGACCAGAAACAGACTGAagttttaaaagagaaaactgAGTTAAATTCTAACTCACCCAGGGATGACTCACTGTCTAGCACAATTAATACCACTACTACTTTTAGTACTACTACAATGCAACACACTGTAAATGGAAGTATACCTGAACCACCTCCTCCCTCACCACCGATGACTATACAGAGTGCAGACAAAATTTCCTCAACTAATGAAGCGTCTCAACCAGGTTCGCCAACAGAGACCAAGGAGATGAAAATTCCACCCGCAACTAGACCTAAGCCTGCTTCTTTCCGCTTGGCACAGCACAAAAAAATACCTGGATTTTACGTAACTTCAGCTGCTGAGAAAAGTCTTAGTTTCAGTCCTGCCTCTGGCCTCAAGGAGATTCAAGGGAGTCCAGATAGAGCAGCCCtgccctctcctcctcctcctccacctcctcctcctcttgctCCTCCTTTACCTCCTGTGCAGTGTCAAGGGGAGACAGCAGAGGTCACTGCCGTTCAGCTGAGCCCGAAACAGGATGTGGCCTCCATGCGAATGATTAGGCAAAGCAGTGTGCCGTCCAGAGAGCCAGGTGCTAGGTTAAACTTGGCAAAATTAAGGAGCTTCGCAACTCCTAGACCGTTTTCTCCTTCGACGCCATCCCGATTCGCCCAGGCTGTATCCTCGGCTGTGAAAAGAAGCCAGTCCCTGTCTCATGGACCAAAATCACCTCCCTCCTCCGTGTCGCCGCCTGTTTCTCCAATTACAAGTCCCTCACCAGTTATCCAGTCAAAGGGTTTATCTGAATTCAAGGTTGGTGCTGAAAGAGAGGGTTGAAATGTAGTAcctaaagtattcacatccctttAACTGTATTATAAAACAACGaaatgtagtgcataattgtgaagcgaAAGGAAAAATGTACTGTatagttttttaaaaatagcatattCCGTCTTGGTATGTAAACaatttttagaaataaagatctgaaaagtatgttggGCATATttatttagccccctttactttgacacacctaaataaaatgcagtacaACTAATTGCGTTTAGGAGTCATAATTAGAGGGGCTCCAGAGATCCACGGCTCGggtaggagaatctgttgacctGACAGCTGTTTGTCATGCACTCCCCAAACTGCCTTACCTTGCAGGAAAAgtggcaaaacattttttatatataataaaatatttaaaagaaacaaataagatGTCCATATAAAGGGCTTcaggtaaaataaacaaaaattggaCTTTGTCATATATGCATATTTCTATGTGCGTCACAGTGCAGACCATCCCCACATTAACACATGGTGGTCGCAGCATCATCTTGATGTACAGACCTAGATCCAACTGGGAATCAACAGGAAGACTTGGAAATTCCTGTCCAGATGTTCTCAATCCATCTGACTGATGTTTTTATCCAGTCTTCCTTGCAGAGTAGCTTAAGTtcagtctccagatgtgcaaagctggtggaggcATGCAGCTGTGACTATAGTTCTACAACAAATTGGGTTGAGTACACGCACACTGAATCTTGTGGTTGTAATCTGACAACTGGGGTAAAGTTCAaggggatgtgaatacttttgcaatatgTGCTATATAGCTAACCAGGTGAATGTTGAAGGGCTCTCTGCTGCACTAGTGTTCAAACTACTGATTCTAGTCATCTTTTCAAAACTGCAGCGAATTTGAAAAAACTGATACTTatgtccttttttttctctttctcaaaTTCACTGAagtgtgttctgttttttttttcttgtatattATGATCTTTAACATATAGTAGAAATCAAATTTTATCTGACGCAGTGACTTGAATCAGCCTGCCATTTGATATAAACTGCTTATTCTCTCCATCCAGCTGGGTGAGGAGGTTACTGAGATGGCAAAAGAGACCGGACTGTAGCAGCTTTGTAATTCCTCTGACGATTTATTCTTCACTGTAAGTAAAATCCAGCACCCGACAAtattatatttctttgtttccacAAAATGAACACCataaacttgtttttcttttaggagGAGCTCATCTTGTATGCTTTAATTTCTCCAGAAGCGCTGTCCTCTGTGAAACCTGTGTCCGTGGTCTTCGCCAGGCATCAtaaaactttgattttttttttaatgattttattatcACATCATTCTTATTATTTGTGATTATTGTTGGCTTCTTTTATGTGACAGCTTTTATGCATTTAATGCAAAGAGATAATCCTATAAATTATTAGTGATTCCCAGAGCGATAATGTTTATGGATTTACTAAGATAGTGCATTATCTAAATAATACTGGATGTGTAGGACAGATCTGGTCTGACCTTCAGTAAATGTTTCCATATTTAAGTTTTAGAGTTTCCATTCCAGTGGATGCAGAAGAGCACTGCTGTGTACACGTGTTCTTGTTCGGTGAGTGTTGCTATGATTAAAGCTTTTATCAAGGCACTTGTCTGTATTGTCGTCATTGCCACACTGTGGAAGCTGCTGAAATTGGATCCTGCAGAATAAAAGGGGACATTCACAACAAGTAAAACTGGATCCTTGTGTGTGCGAGAGAGAGAGTGACCCAACCAAGAGTATGTTGCTGTAGGGTGAACCCAGCATGTCAGTTCTCACTGCAGCCTTGAACTGAAACCTCACgtaaaacatttcaatttgAATTGGTTTATGAAAGTAAAGGGTGGGCTTGTTCTTGGTGGAACTTGCTGGTGACTATTTGATTTAAACTTGTCAAAGACAAACCCTGCAGTCACGGAGGAAGACGTCTGACTTCTCAGCAATTTGATGGCTAATTAGTTTAGAAGTAGTTTGGTAATTTAGCCAGAACCATGTTCtgagaatgattttttttttttctatctgtaGTTACATTATCAGAGCTTCAAGCATATTTCTGTCAACATAGTGCCAAACTTTAGTGCACTgcagattcagaaaaataatggcCATAAACTTGAGCTGCAGCATGGAAGAAAACACaatttcatatacaggtccttctcaaaatattagcatattgtgataaagttcattattttccataatgtcatgatgaaaatttaacattcatatattttagattcattgcacactaactgaaatatttcaggtcttttattgtcttaatacggatgattttggcatacagctcatgaaaacccaaaattcctatctcacaaaattagcatatttcatccgaccaataaaagaaaagtgtttttaatacaaaaaacgtcaaccttcaaataatcatgtacagttatgcactcaatacttggtcgggaatccttttgcagaaattactgcttcaatgcggcgtggcatggaggcaatcagcctgtggcactgctgaggtcttatggaggcccaggatgcttcgttagcggcctttagctcatccagagtgttgggtcttgagtctctcaacgttctcttcacaatatcccacagattctgtatggggttcaggtcaggagagttggcaggccaattgagcacagtgataccatggtcagtaaaccatttaccagtggttttggcactgtgagcaggtgccaggtcgtgctgaaaaatgaaatcttcatctccataaagcttttcagcagatggaagcatgaagtgctccaaaatctcctgatagctagctgcattgaccctgcccttgataaaacacagtggaccaacaccagcagctgacaaggcaccccagaccatcactgactgtgggtacttgacactggacttctggcattttggcatttccttctccccagtcttcctccagactctggcaccttgatttccgaatgacatgcagaatttgctttcatccgaaaaaagtactttggaccactgagcaacagtccagtgctgcttctctgtagcccaggtcaggcgcttctgccgctgtttctggtacaaaagtggcttgacctggggaatgcggcacctgtagcccatttcctgcacacgcctgtgcacggtggctctggatgtttctactccagactcagtccactgcttccgcaggtcccccaaggtctggaatcggcccttctccacaatcttcctcagggtccggtcacctcttctcgttgtgcagcgttttctgccacactttttccttcccacagacttcccactgaggtgccttgatacagcactgtgggaacagcctatgcgttcagaaatttctttctgtgtcttaccctcttgcttgagggtgtcaatagtggccttctggacagcagtcaggtcggcagtcttacccatgattggggttttgagtgatgaaccaggctgggagttttaaaggcctcaggaatcttttgcaggtgtttagagttaacccgttgattcagatgattaggttcatagctcgtttagagacccttttaatgatatgctaattttgtgagataggaattttgggtttttatgagctgtatgccaaaatcatctgtattaagacaataaaagacctgaaatatttcagttagtgcgcaatgaatctaaaatatatgaatgttaaattttcatcattacattattgaaaataatgaactttatcacaatatgctaatattttgagaaggacctgtattttttttattttatttatttaaaagtctgatcACTAAACACAAACCACCAAAATCAAATCGTTGAGTTTGGAACAAGAGATGCAGATAACGATAATAGGTTAACCACGGCAATTAAAGCCCTTTAACGGGGTGACTGTAAAgtgcttgcaaaagtatccccCCGGCTTTTTATCTCGTTAGCACCATCAACAccatcatcttcaaatggaaagcacggtataccacaacaaacctgccaagagaggGCTGCCCAACAAAACTCAGATCAGATgaggagggcattaatcagagaagcacagagaccaaaggtaaccctgaaggagttgcagagttccacagcagagactgaagtatctgtccataggaccacaATAAGGTGTATACTCCCTAAAGCTGAACATAAAGAATGgccagaaaaaacatttacttagtgttaaaaataataaggcatgttttgagtttgccaaaaggtATGTGGGTGACTCCCCAAATGTATGGAAGAAGGGTCTCTGGTCAAATAAGATTAAAAATTTACTTTTCTGCCACTGTTGGAAAACTATGTTTGGTGCAAATCCAACACATCCCACCAGCCCAAGAACACCATACCCCCAGTGAaacgtggtggcagcatcaggttttttttagcagcagcGACAGGGAAAATGGTCCGAGTCGAAGGTTTAGGGGaagcatttaaatgtgttggaatggcttAGTTAAAGTCCTGGCCTAAATCCAGAATCTGGTTAGACTTGAAGATCTCTATTCACAAGGGAAATTTGTCCAGCATCAAGCAGCTGAAGCAGGTTTAccttgaggaatgggcaaaactCTCAGTGGTAAGACGTGGCAAGCTCATGGAGACTTTTCCGAAGTGactttgcagctgtaattgctgcaaaaaGTTGCTCTACATGTATTTGTTTCCAGTTATCTAGAATCCCGACCACCAAGTGCAATAATGATTGTCTTTGTTTTGGTTAAACATAAACTTTTGTGtagtagattaaaaaataaatattttctttgaaaTAGTATGACTCGGTTGGGAagaaaaatcaaagcaaaagagaAACATAAGCTAATCAAAGCATTCTAAACAACTGTCAAAGAACATTTTGCTAATGAGGAATATCTACAAATGTTAAACAATGTTTCAGGTT contains the following coding sequences:
- the cobll1b gene encoding cordon-bleu protein-like 1b isoform X3; protein product: MSVQLYFPVPLRLSTKTKAPSPPGLKTVDCPGFSHWPPGSPHLTMDQKENLMDKELSLTVVLPGGSEKKTQVEGSKPLMDLLVTLCAEYHLNPSSHTLELVTANRKNVKLKPNALIGTLDAEMIILKPKGEDTNKKTGPQMPEATVRMVINYKKTQKTVLRVNPQVPLRELLPAICEKCEFTPETTVLLRDVTSSAPLDLSWSLNDFAIREVYAKDTQGEVSSVCPSSPASAGSVTPGKDKNQKEKENKGIFTKFRKSKKKLEQPTTASAPASPVLVSKPRPLSMALPCSNSSPIDSPTFSDLPKKRRAPQPPIFVSQSGQLITRQRINSEPSTQLDRIQMSPVSRGSSAESSLRRTKRKAPPPPTSPSPVVQKTVSEEEHMQATAASTTLQEITEQEEAGGSVMSSAATSVQKENGSLNMSHESLLHPPTPDAESGSTVEASGEDQCPDLSSDGKRVDSFVNDSAAQGIKERDGTDSSEPTITDCVAVQVVDVHPWPTCEETKADSSESRLPPPVQKDAEVQASSDSYAEPPRELPDGPASSVTFSTPCPAGENAVVQTDSRGLSVPPQQHVDTFSSPANTLTLGLTENKDMATSTELEPSEPERVSQHTSSTSTCQDSKPSVPAPKKALSLQAADSELKPKPSNELTRDYIPKVGMTTYTIVPQKSLEKLRYFEVALTLEAPPEAPREDLDSGSPGLKEDQKQTEVLKEKTELNSNSPRDDSLSSTINTTTTFSTTTMQHTVNGSIPEPPPPSPPMTIQSADKISSTNEASQPGSPTETKEMKIPPATRPKPASFRLAQHKKIPGFYVTSAAEKSLSFSPASGLKEIQGSPDRAALPSPPPPPPPPPLAPPLPPVQCQGETAEVTAVQLSPKQDVASMRMIRQSSVPSREPGARLNLAKLRSFATPRPFSPSTPSRFAQAVSSAVKRSQSLSHGPKSPPSSVSPPVSPITSPSPVIQSKGLSEFKLGEEVTEMAKETGL
- the cobll1b gene encoding cordon-bleu protein-like 1b isoform X1, with product MNCAFCLCLKCPKDFVRPMSLVMDDRGSQPRPRSTSLRLSTKTKAPSPPGLKTVDCPGFSHWPPGSPHLTMDQKENLMDKELSLTVVLPGGSEKKTQVEGSKPLMDLLVTLCAEYHLNPSSHTLELVTANRKNVKLKPNALIGTLDAEMIILKPKGEDTNKKTGPQMPEATVRMVINYKKTQKTVLRVNPQVPLRELLPAICEKCEFTPETTVLLRDVTSSAPLDLSWSLNDFAIREVYAKDTQGEVSSVCPSSPASAGSVTPGKDKNQKEKENKGIFTKFRKSKKKLEQPTTASAPASPVLVSKPRPLSMALPCSNSSPIDSPTFSDLPKKRRAPQPPIFVSQSGQLITRQRINSEPSTQLDRIQMSPVSRGSSAESSLRRTKRKAPPPPTSPSPVVQKTVSEEEHMQATAASTTLQEITEQEEAGGSVMSSAATSVQKENGSLNMSHESLLHPPTPDAESGSTVEASGEDQCPDLSSDGKRVDSFVNDSAAQGIKERDGTDSSEPTITDCVAVQVVDVHPWPTCEETKADSSESRLPPPVQKDAEVQASSDSYAEPPRELPDGPASSVTFSTPCPAGENAVVQTDSRGLSVPPQQHVDTFSSPANTLTLGLTENKDMATSTELEPSEPERVSQHTSSTSTCQDSKPSVPAPKKALSLQAADSELKPKPSNELTRDYIPKVGMTTYTIVPQKSLEKLRYFEVALTLEAPPEAPREDLDSGSPGLKEDQKQTEVLKEKTELNSNSPRDDSLSSTINTTTTFSTTTMQHTVNGSIPEPPPPSPPMTIQSADKISSTNEASQPGSPTETKEMKIPPATRPKPASFRLAQHKKIPGFYVTSAAEKSLSFSPASGLKEIQGSPDRAALPSPPPPPPPPPLAPPLPPVQCQGETAEVTAVQLSPKQDVASMRMIRQSSVPSREPGARLNLAKLRSFATPRPFSPSTPSRFAQAVSSAVKRSQSLSHGPKSPPSSVSPPVSPITSPSPVIQSKGLSEFKLGEEVTEMAKETGL
- the cobll1b gene encoding cordon-bleu protein-like 1b isoform X2, with product MDFVRPMSLVMDDRGSQPRPRSTSLRLSTKTKAPSPPGLKTVDCPGFSHWPPGSPHLTMDQKENLMDKELSLTVVLPGGSEKKTQVEGSKPLMDLLVTLCAEYHLNPSSHTLELVTANRKNVKLKPNALIGTLDAEMIILKPKGEDTNKKTGPQMPEATVRMVINYKKTQKTVLRVNPQVPLRELLPAICEKCEFTPETTVLLRDVTSSAPLDLSWSLNDFAIREVYAKDTQGEVSSVCPSSPASAGSVTPGKDKNQKEKENKGIFTKFRKSKKKLEQPTTASAPASPVLVSKPRPLSMALPCSNSSPIDSPTFSDLPKKRRAPQPPIFVSQSGQLITRQRINSEPSTQLDRIQMSPVSRGSSAESSLRRTKRKAPPPPTSPSPVVQKTVSEEEHMQATAASTTLQEITEQEEAGGSVMSSAATSVQKENGSLNMSHESLLHPPTPDAESGSTVEASGEDQCPDLSSDGKRVDSFVNDSAAQGIKERDGTDSSEPTITDCVAVQVVDVHPWPTCEETKADSSESRLPPPVQKDAEVQASSDSYAEPPRELPDGPASSVTFSTPCPAGENAVVQTDSRGLSVPPQQHVDTFSSPANTLTLGLTENKDMATSTELEPSEPERVSQHTSSTSTCQDSKPSVPAPKKALSLQAADSELKPKPSNELTRDYIPKVGMTTYTIVPQKSLEKLRYFEVALTLEAPPEAPREDLDSGSPGLKEDQKQTEVLKEKTELNSNSPRDDSLSSTINTTTTFSTTTMQHTVNGSIPEPPPPSPPMTIQSADKISSTNEASQPGSPTETKEMKIPPATRPKPASFRLAQHKKIPGFYVTSAAEKSLSFSPASGLKEIQGSPDRAALPSPPPPPPPPPLAPPLPPVQCQGETAEVTAVQLSPKQDVASMRMIRQSSVPSREPGARLNLAKLRSFATPRPFSPSTPSRFAQAVSSAVKRSQSLSHGPKSPPSSVSPPVSPITSPSPVIQSKGLSEFKLGEEVTEMAKETGL
- the cobll1b gene encoding cordon-bleu protein-like 1b isoform X4, with product MDQKENLMDKELSLTVVLPGGSEKKTQVEGSKPLMDLLVTLCAEYHLNPSSHTLELVTANRKNVKLKPNALIGTLDAEMIILKPKGEDTNKKTGPQMPEATVRMVINYKKTQKTVLRVNPQVPLRELLPAICEKCEFTPETTVLLRDVTSSAPLDLSWSLNDFAIREVYAKDTQGEVSSVCPSSPASAGSVTPGKDKNQKEKENKGIFTKFRKSKKKLEQPTTASAPASPVLVSKPRPLSMALPCSNSSPIDSPTFSDLPKKRRAPQPPIFVSQSGQLITRQRINSEPSTQLDRIQMSPVSRGSSAESSLRRTKRKAPPPPTSPSPVVQKTVSEEEHMQATAASTTLQEITEQEEAGGSVMSSAATSVQKENGSLNMSHESLLHPPTPDAESGSTVEASGEDQCPDLSSDGKRVDSFVNDSAAQGIKERDGTDSSEPTITDCVAVQVVDVHPWPTCEETKADSSESRLPPPVQKDAEVQASSDSYAEPPRELPDGPASSVTFSTPCPAGENAVVQTDSRGLSVPPQQHVDTFSSPANTLTLGLTENKDMATSTELEPSEPERVSQHTSSTSTCQDSKPSVPAPKKALSLQAADSELKPKPSNELTRDYIPKVGMTTYTIVPQKSLEKLRYFEVALTLEAPPEAPREDLDSGSPGLKEDQKQTEVLKEKTELNSNSPRDDSLSSTINTTTTFSTTTMQHTVNGSIPEPPPPSPPMTIQSADKISSTNEASQPGSPTETKEMKIPPATRPKPASFRLAQHKKIPGFYVTSAAEKSLSFSPASGLKEIQGSPDRAALPSPPPPPPPPPLAPPLPPVQCQGETAEVTAVQLSPKQDVASMRMIRQSSVPSREPGARLNLAKLRSFATPRPFSPSTPSRFAQAVSSAVKRSQSLSHGPKSPPSSVSPPVSPITSPSPVIQSKGLSEFKLGEEVTEMAKETGL